The Rhipicephalus sanguineus isolate Rsan-2018 chromosome 7, BIME_Rsan_1.4, whole genome shotgun sequence genome includes a window with the following:
- the LOC119400511 gene encoding uncharacterized protein LOC119400511, producing the protein MCFEPGADKDQMVTEFMSTIVCAMRKLPVLNVRLMLKMLLCRVMAWLIEFLRVRDFNTMKRVVEAFHAFGNCHKYYPMNPKAERRLLPETEFHPNDTRRKLLQ; encoded by the exons ATGTGTTTTGAACCAGGTGCTGATAAG GACCAGATGGTGACCGAATTCATGAGCACTATCGTG TGCGCGATGAGGAAATTACCCGTGCTAAACGTTCGGCTAATGCTGAAGATGCTCCTCTGCAGAGTCATGGCATGGCTCATCGAGTTTCTACGAGTCAGAGACTTCAACACGATGAAGAGGGTGGTAGAGGCGTTTCACGCGTTTGGGAACT GTCACAAATACTATCCTATGAACCCGAAAGCAGAGAGAAGACTCCTCCCCGAGACAGAATTTCATCCGAATGACACAAGACGCAAACTATTGCAGTGA